In Vicinamibacteria bacterium, the following proteins share a genomic window:
- the clpS gene encoding ATP-dependent Clp protease adapter ClpS, with the protein MAGADRKTEGEVLEKTRSKTDKPKLYKVILHNDDYTTMDFVVRILEAVFNKSPAEAHRIMMHVHTRGAGIAGVYPHEVAETKAALVHDWAKEAGHPLRCSIEPE; encoded by the coding sequence ATGGCAGGAGCCGACCGAAAAACCGAGGGTGAAGTCCTCGAGAAAACGCGCTCGAAGACGGACAAGCCCAAGCTCTACAAGGTGATCCTCCACAACGACGACTACACCACGATGGACTTCGTCGTGAGGATCCTCGAGGCGGTGTTCAACAAGTCACCCGCCGAAGCGCACCGCATCATGATGCACGTGCATACCCGGGGCGCGGGGATTGCCGGCGTATATCCTCACGAAGTGGCGGAAACGAAGGCGGCCCTCGTGCACGATTGGGCCAAAGAAGCGGGTCACCCGCTTCGTTGCAGCATCGAGCCGGAATGA